One genomic window of Meleagris gallopavo isolate NT-WF06-2002-E0010 breed Aviagen turkey brand Nicholas breeding stock chromosome 22, Turkey_5.1, whole genome shotgun sequence includes the following:
- the VSTM2L gene encoding V-set and transmembrane domain-containing protein 2-like protein, translated as MACGRLFGGRIKQGFVFHFCFDFRGDAIALRSFITPLGPAEGRGLGGVPEVGGHRDGDAGGGVVPTLGLWHCPTPGTAHPPCPQPRSAHTALFTETPHDVTAQAGEDVEMACSFRGSGSPSYSLEIQWWYVRTHKDWTDKQTWASGQQLKASHQEEAGKDATKISVVKVVGSNISHKLRLSRVKPADEGTYECRVIDASEGSARQHKVKAYLRVEAARDLTKEVN; from the exons ATGGCATGTGGGAGACTGTTTGGGGGCCGCATTAAACaaggatttgtttttcatttttgctttgatttcagaGGAGATGCGATCGCACTGCGTTCATTCATCACCCCTTTGGGTCCCGCAGAGGGCAGAGGGCTCGGGGGGGTCCCAGAGGTGGgggggcacagggatggggatgctggTGGAGGGGTTGTCCCCACGTTGGGGCTGTGGCACTGCCCCACTCCGGGCACGGCACATCCACCGTGCCCGCAGCCCCGCTCTGCCCACACAGCGCTGTTCACGGAGACCCCGCACGATGTGACGGCGCAGGCGGGTGAGGACGTGGAGATGGCGTGCTCCTTCCGCGGCAGCGGCTCCCCGTCGTACTCCCTTGAGATCCAGTGGTGGTATGTCCGCACCCACAAGGACTGGACGGACAAACAGACGTGGGCTTCTGGCCAG CAGCTAAAAGCATCACATCAGGAGGAGGCTGGGAAGGACGCAACAAAAATAAGC GTGGTGAAGGTGGTCGGCAGCAACATCTCGCACAAGCTGCGGCTGTCGCGGGTGAAGCCGGCGGATGAAGGCACGTACGAGTGCCGCGTGATCGACGCCAGCGAGGGCTCGGCGCGGCAGCACAAGGTGAAGGCCTACCTGCGCGTGGAGGCGGCGCGCG ATTTGACTAAAGAGGTAAATTAG